In Penaeus vannamei isolate JL-2024 chromosome 13, ASM4276789v1, whole genome shotgun sequence, the sequence CGAATCGATGGCGGCTCCTGTTCGCTTGGCCGAATTCATTTGGGTCCGCTGCGATGCCGATAATTCTGGATCATTTGCTTTACGTAAGATTTAGAGACTGATATCCTTTGTTAAATATCCCGAGGGTCCTTTGTTTGATCGAATATTTGTACTAATTAATGCCCGTGGGGGAAAAAATGCCTTTCATTAAACAAGGTTATTTATCTTCGGATCCGATTTTGAGcggatgtggatttttttttttttttttttttttaatgttctgtTTAGATTCCGTCACATCTCTTCCCTCGTGTGCCGCGGGGAGGCGTGACCTACGCACCAACACACGTAAATATGTCTGCACATTCATATCGCTTACGTCAAGGgcacgtgtgtatttgtatttgtatgtgtgtgcgtgcgtgtgtgcgtgtgcgtgtgtgtttatgtgtgtgtatgtgtgtgtgtgtgtgtgtgtgtgtgtgtgtgagcgtgtatgtgtatatgtgtgtgagtgtgtgtgtgtgtgtgtgtgtgtgtgtgtgtgtgtgtgtgtgtgtgtgtgtgtgtgtgtgtgtgtgtgtgtgtgtgtgtgtgtgcgtgtgtgtgtgtgtgtgtgtgtatgcgtgtgtgtgtgagtgcgtgtgtgtgtgtgtgtgtgtgagcgtgtgtgtgtatatgtgtgtcagtgtgagtgtgtgtgtgtgtgcgtgtgtgtgtgtgtgtgtgtgtgagtgcgcgtgtgtgtgtgtgtgagcgtgtgtgtgtatatgtgtgtgagtgtgtgtgtgtgtgtgtgcgtgtgtgtgtgtgtatgtgtgtgtgtgagtgtgagtgtgagtgtgtgtgtgtgtgtgcgtgtgtgtgtgtgtgtgtgtgtgtgtgtgtgtgtgtgtgagtgcgtgtgtgtgtgtgtgtgtgagcgtgtgtgtgtatatgtgtgagtgtgagtgtgtgtgtgtgtgcgtgtgtgtgtgtgtgtgtgtgtgtgtgtgagtgcgtgtgtgtgtgtgtgtgagcgtgtgtgtgtgtatatgtgtgtgagtgtgagtgtgtgtgtgtgtgtgtgtgtgtgtgtgtgtgcgtgtgtgtgtgtgtatatgtgtgtgagtgtgtgtgagtgaatcaaTTCTATTAATACAAGTCTGTTCCCCAACTTATGCTACATCCCCGTCCCCCTTTTGTCATGAGGCCTCCTTTTAACTTCAATCAACCCTTACCCAATGaactcctcttcctgctccctgcctccacccatcctctcccccccccccatccctttccctctccagcccccacccctccccctctccctgctcccatcccacacctcctcctctctctcctcccaccctctccaccctttccctatccctcttcccacccacccttcccttctctctcctccaaccctctcctcttcccaccctctcctctccctcctcccaccctctcctctccctcctcccaccctctcctctccctcctcccaccctctcctctccctcctcccaccctctcctctccctcctcccaccctctcctctccctcctcccacccttccctctttctcctcccaccctctctacctctcccccaatccctcttcccaccttcccctctaccctctccctcccaccctctccttcctcccaccctcccctcctctcccctctccctcctcccaccctcccctccctcccctcagcggCTCAGAGCGCCCAATGGCAACCGAGCATTCGCAGACGTGTATTTGAAGTTGTGGACGCAAGCAATTTCTCCTTCGGCTATTTTTAACTTGGCCGAATAATGGCCTTTATTGACCAGCGCCATGGGGGCCGAGGggctcctcgttttcttttccgcgcgccttcctctttcccctcgtttAGCGGTCTTCCTTGTTTGTATTTCTGACTCGCTTTAGCACGCTCTTCTTTGAGAGGTAGAAACAGattgtctgcgtctgtctgtctgcccgaaTACATTTCTCAGAACTTTCACACGACTTTCCATAGACTTTCTGCCACGGTGAAGAGTTAATCACTGCACGTGCCATTACTTCAGGCTCTGATTTAGAAGCGTGATACCTATGCTTCATAATGTCAATACAACTTTAAGAAACAGACCAGGAGAAACGTAcataaagacacaaagaaaaaaaggaaaataaaaataacatgttCTCAACATACATAAAAACTTTTGGATAAACAAACACGATTCTtattagaaaaacaaaacaaaacttggATTAATAAaaccacaatgataatggtaatagtaacagtaatcttTATTTCCAACTTTACaagaacatacatgtatataaggggcgagagtatatatatatatataaagggggcGGGGATGACAAGGAGGGGCGGAGGTCAGGGGAGGGGGGTACAAGAGGCGTTgtggaaaaggagacaaaaattaCCTTTAGTATTGTACCTCCAACATCTAATAGGCCTTTGAGCTTGCAGTGGAATAATCCATATACCCCGCGCACAGAGCCACTGTGCTTCAGGGCTGCAGTGAAGTTCATCCCAGCGAAGCCAGGTACTCGTTTGCAGTCTTGAGTTAAAATGAGGTTTGTGAGTTTTTTCTCCTTCCTGCGAGAGAGGTTGCAGCCAACCGCTCTCCAGCCCAAGAACCCGCGCTTTTTCATGAAAGAGCAaggtcttattttcttttccctttctgctAGGTTCTTGGTTctcgtgtgtttttatatatatttacatacagttcTTAAAGATTAACAAGTATAAagactgattttttttatgtaaacattGGAATACACAGAGCCGACGAACGGAAAGACGCCTAACTTCGTGACAACACAACAGGTGACTtccaacacaacaacaaacagcgTCGGCACCTTCATTGAGTGTGCCGCCGCCAAataatttgtatttattattaatatcattcatttTTCCGTTAGAAATTCGATAAACATCTGACCCATCAACCTTTATAGCATCTaaactttccctccatccctattcGCTAACTACAAATATACTCTTGCAGTTTAAATCTTCCCAACAGATAGAGTGGTTTAACAGCGGTAACTTATCATACAAGCGCTCAAGAAACACTCTAAATAACTCTAAAACCCTAAAGCAGCTGTCTCGCTCTCCACCAGGTAAACAGGTGCTCGAGGACTGATGTGTTTGTACCTGGCTTTTAGACCCGACTTTTATCACAGATTCCTGTATTCACGTCTTTCTCCTTGCCTTTGATGGTCACGTAACCTGCACTCTTCTTGCTAATTGCGGGGGAAGGGCAGGTAGaaaaggttattattatcatgcttattattaattttttatatgcatgcttatgtttttgtatatgattatcgccatcaatattatcattattattattattattattataattattattattatcattattattattattattatcgttattatcatcataaacattatcactattgtcattattgttatcaactgtaagatcattatcattatttttataaccatcatcatgaatattattattttcatcactattactttataatcatttttactattaccgtaatcatttttgttatgattacccttattattattctattatcgtcgtttatcactgttattatcattaagttttatcattgctattattatcattatcattagaaatacataaatattacatttccttcattattatcaccattatcgttatcattattgttattattattgttattatcattattgttatcattatcattattattatcattatcattattattatcattattattatcattattatcattaatacattactattcttataatcattattaataatacattattatcagttatattagtagtagtagtagtatcattcatacattactattactatgattattgctaccatcataactattgtatttcttatgaatattattataactatcattgttatcataaatattaatataataataatggtaattattattattattattattgatattgtcattattgttgttattgttattaatagtattattatcattatcttcatttcattatcatcattaatatatttttatgactatcaacatcattaacattattgtaattgcgatcatcaccattatcctcatgattattattatcattgtcatcatctatcattatacatttatcatcattattattactattattgctttgctgttatagccattattattgtcCCCAAACCCATTATTCTACCAATCAAAGTCACAATCACAGACATAACGGCCATAGCTGTGCTCATTATCTTGACTGCCACTTCCACCGCCATCGCCAATACCAGAATACAGACACGAAGATGAACCTGTGCAAGTGTCAGCCTGACCGCTCGAGCTCCGCCGCCCATCCGCCCGGCCTCCACCACCAGGAGCCcgagtccctcctcctccacgggCGGCGCTCGCTTCGGAAATCAATATTTATCACACGAGATCAGCCTCGCGCGTCTTCGCTTCTTACCTTCCACGAGGAAGACCCTCCAGCGCCTGAACGATCGCCCTTCAGGCGGCGGCGACCATGATGGCGATCAGCGACCAGAAGAATCCGGCAACTgaaaggacgggagagagaggccTGATTGGTGCGTTTCGGAGCGGACTTTGCCGTGAGGATTCTCATTGGCTGGAGGAACTGCCCTGAGGGAGGTTCGTGTGGAGGGTCACTGTGTCGAATTGCTGTTCGAAGCAGAGGGATCACCAAGGAAGTGATTCACTGAAGCCTCACGGAAGCAGAGAATTTTCGCTAAAACTAAAACAATATGCCTAAATAAGAGTGGACCCATACAcacagtacatgtgtgtgtgtgaacacacgcacatactcaaacaaacaaacaaacaagcacccacaaacacacacagtgagGAATCTCGCACACCCGCTTCCACCTCCTAACAAGAAATGACTCACCTGTAGCCGAGGTTCCCGCGGCTGCTATTTGCACAGGTGATATCAGAGTCCTTCCGGTTACGGCCGTTGCTGTCGATTCGCACCTCACGCTCGTGCTGTTGGGGTAATCTGAAAGGAGCGGACACGGAACATACAGAAGAAAGAATTGGAAAATAATTCTTAAAAAATCACTTCGCAAAATGTTTCTTAATGGATTTCTTAGGAGGAGACGAGGCGGTGGTGTTCTGTATATCACTCTGACACCTTGATTAGATATTGCATTATTATAATGCAGAATTAAACGAGGCAAACCTGACAGTGAAACAGCGCCCTGGGAAGAGGAAGTGGCCGAGCGACGTAATAATTGCATAGCAATTAGGAAGAAAAATGCAAATGAAGAAAGAAtattgacaagagagagagagggcgagaaagagagatacagagaaatgagagagggcgagaaagagagatacagagaaatgagagagactaagggagggaaagagaaggagcaagggagaggcAGTTTGAGAAAGTGTACAAGGAAAAAAAGACGCCTCCgaacagagacaggaagaaaaagaagcctAAACGGTCTTCAGGAAGTCACCTTTTCTCATCCTCGTGAAAGCCCTGCCGGCGGAGAGCGCAGCGACCattcagagagacagaaaacattggcgataaagagaagagacaaatccATTTGGAAAAGTCCCTCTTGTCATCGTGAATGCAATGGAAACCAAGAACCCAGAACACTtatagaaaggcagaaagagggacATGGATTCGAAGCCAAcatagaaacagaaggagagggaggaatctattaataaagaggaagaaaggaaacgcAAATAGATTAATGTTAAACTTATTTCTTGAGATCTTGGAAGTCATTGACCAGAAATAGAAGACTgtaacaaaaggagagaaaacggaataaaaatagaaattgaaaggatttagcgataaagagagagagagagacaagactgAATTTctcagaagaaggaagataaaaaaaaaggcaagaaaagaaaaatacttctAGAAATAAAACGTCTTCTCTCGCCGCCGAGGAAGGTCCTGACATCGAAAGatgaagacagaaagataaacagaaagtcgAGAAAGCCCAAAAAAATCACCAATTCCTTTTTTGCCGCCACAGAAGTCCTACCATCCGaggcgaagagaggaaagaggaaggagagaaaatcgaAAACGACATAAAATCAGAAAGTTTCTTAGCGCTAGGGAGGTCCTGGTGGAATCGAGAAAGACGTGTAATTATAATCCTCCTTCTTGCCGCcggaggagcagaggggaggcgagggaggagaagagaaggagggggagaagagaaagggggaaggcagaagagaaggaaggggagaagagaaggagggaggagaagagaaagggggaaggcagaagagaaggagggaggaaaagagaaaatgctaAAACGAGAATAGAaagcggggagagagaaatgaaagaaggaggagcagggattgaagcaagagggaaaagaagataacagagaaaagagagcaaaacaagatagagaaaagagtaaacaaaataggaaagaaagaaaatgagagagaacagaaaaacagagagaagagaagatagcacagaaaagagaaaattaaacaagaaagagagaagatgaaagagaaaagagtaaacgaaacaggaaagaaagaaagtgagagagaagagaagatagcaCAAAAATGAGAAGACgaaaccagaaagagagaagatgagagaaaagagagagaaaggagaggaaaacccGGAGCGCCCGgggccctcctcgccctcttacCTTCCGGGAACTCGTGGCAGCCGAGAGCCCAGTAGCCGGGCGTGAAATCCGTGAGGGAAGTGTCGAACGTCTTGAACATGATCGCGGACGAGACGTTGAGTTCCTGAGAGCAATTGCAGGCGAGGTTGAGGCTGCTGCTGGTCACCGTGCAAGGCGGGGTCGACTCGCGGGCTCCTGGGGGGTTCGGAGGGGTCGGGTCAGGGCAGGTGTCGTtagtatggggaagggggtgggggtgatggtgggggaggcgcgggggtggtggtggggtgggcgtgggggtgatggtgaggttggggtgggagtgggatgggggtgatggaggggtggggtgggggtaatggcgaagtggtggtggggtgggggtgggggtgatggcagaatggtggtggggtgatggcggggtggggatgatggtggaggtggggtggcgATTCCGAAGGCGATGGTGAAGGAGCGGAGTAAAGGATGACGGCGATAGTGGTGTTGACGATATGTAGGACGgcgatgagaattatgatgatgatggtggtgatagaggTAACCAGAGATGAAGGTGAGAATTGTGATGAGAAAACAAATGTGACTGTGAAAGAAAAGGGTAGAGAATGTCACAGAGTTCATGGTAACAGTTGAAATATTATGGTGAtggtatattaataataacaacactaagatgttaatggtggtgataatgctgctgatgatgataatgatgatgaggaagaggcggaggaggaggtggtgatggagaaggaagggcattaggaggaggataatggtgaaattgaagaaggtggtgatgatgatggtcatgattatgatcatgatgatgataatgatattgttaatgataatgatgatcataacgataatgataaagatgatgataacgaggataatgatgttgttaatgataaagatgataacgataatggtaatgatgacgatgatgatgataatgataatgataataagttgcagatagtgataatgataatgatgataaaatgaaaatgataattttgataatgataataaaaattataatgatgatgataaaattcataataagaataataataatgataataataataataacgataatgataataataataataataataacaataataataacaataataataataataataataataaatgataataaaggtaataataatattaataatgatgataataacaataataatgataataataatggtaataataacaataatgagaataatatttcaaacaataatagtagtaataatagtaataaaaatagtaataatattagtcatgataacaataacaataatggtaatagtagcaataataataataataataataataataataataataataataataataataataatagtaataataataataatagtaatgataatgataataataatcctaagaaTAACTATATAATCAAAGATAATGacagttacaataacaataacaattatcaaaaataatgataaccattgctaccatcataatcattattcctcattaatattatcacttactgtattagtattagtgctattactgttatcattatcattactcttagtaTCCCAACGCTAACGCTACCAACGCTTAACCCCAAAGGCCGAAGCCGCGCCTGACCTTCCCGGCGCGGGTGCGAGACGGTGGTGATCCGGTGCCAGTGGCCCTCCTGCGCCTCCGACACGTCCAGCAGCTCCACGATGCCCGGCCCCTTGACCACGACGGCGCTGTCGGCCGTGCCCGACCACCAGAACACGGTGGTGGAGCCCACGTCCAGGGGCAGCATGAGGCCGCGCAGCTGATGGATGCAGCAGTctgggggcgggagggcgggcgtgaggggcTGCGGGCGGCGCGTTGGGGAGTTGGGCGCGTGAGGGGATGCCACTGTTtgtccacacgcacgcacgcgctcacacacatacaaatgcgtttatatatgtatatgtatatttgcttgcgtatatacgtatgtatatatatgtgaatatatatatatatatatatatatatatatatatatatatatatatatatatatatatatatatatatatgtatgtatatatatatatatatatatatatatatatatatatatatatatatatatatatatatatatatgtatatatgtatatatgtatatatgtatatacatatatatatatatatatatatatatatatatagatatatatatatatatacatatatatataaatatatatatatatatacatatatatatatatatatatatatatatatatatatacctacatatatacatacatatatatacatacatatatatatatatatatatatatatatatatatatatatgtatatatatatatatatatatatgtatatatgtatatatatatatatatatatatatatatatatatatatatatatatatatatatatatatatatatatatgcgtgtctgtgtatatgtgtgtatgtgtgtgtggagagatgtATGGAGggttgtattcatacatatatatatatcttgaattGTTTTGGTTGCATTAATAGAAACAAGGAACCTTGAATTCCAAAAtgctgaaaatagaaaaaataaagatacgcTTTCAACGCATAAATGCAAAAACTGTCCTGAAAAGAGGATTAAATTCCTGAGTCCACgactaataaaaatacaaattactGTAATATTTGTGCTAACGGCCTTGTCGACAGGAGGGGGCTCTGAAAAGAGATTTCGGCAAAAATTACATTTTGAAATCTttattcgcctctctctctctctctctctctctctctctctctctctctctctctctctctctctctctctctctctctctctctctctctctctctctctctctctctctctctctctcctttctcttccgtcttttttttttttttctcttatctctcatctctcctcctcccctccatcgcaTCCTCTAACCGTCATCTTTAACATATTTCAGTAAAGACACTTAAAAACTCTCTGGATTAATCACATGCAAAACACGCCTCTAAATCCGTGAACAAATCGCACAtgagggggcgaagagggaggaggaagggggggcgggtgAAGGAACCGCCCCTTTTTTATTTGCTCTCTCCGTTCCTTTCCTcgctttctacttttttctttctcttttctctctctctctctctctctctctctctctgtctctttctctctctctctctctctctctctttctcgctctctctctctctcgctctctctctctctctctctctctctctctctctctctctctctctctctctctcgctctcgctctcgctctcgctctcgctctcgctctcgctctcgctctcgctctcgctctctcttcttcttcttccttttcttctctttctactccttctctttctccttccccttctctttctcctctttcttctccttctccctctcccttctccttctccctcttcctcttcctcttccttctccctctccatctccctctccctctccctctccctctccctctccctctccctctccctctccccctccctctccttctccctctccttctccttctccttctccttctccttctccctctccctctcgctgccccAGGTGTCGCCTCCCCAAAGAGCGCCGTACCTGAAGTGATGGGGAGAGAGTCCTCGCATTTGGGGCTGTCTGGGTCCGAGCAACCTGCGGCGAGAAGATGGAATCAATTTTCATGATCAATAACAAGGTTGATGTCAAAATGGGAGGCTAATTACAGCGCGCTTCCCGTGGAGATG encodes:
- the LOC113802237 gene encoding uncharacterized protein, which codes for MMLRAREPRGVRKLAIWLALHSLFASSLAQGAGEGKRDYCMIGCSAHRLMGLRLPLDVPNTVYWWPGAANSKVRVEGPNIWEWKDIEESQRNQWHEITTTQRDDNASSYCVAAPSLGLSHRCSFQHYLDIMADFPSLWTLDCSGPPCGCSDPDSPKCEDSLPITSDCCIHQLRGLMLPLDVGSTTVFWWSGTADSAVVVKGPGIVELLDVSEAQEGHWHRITTVSHPRREGARESTPPCTVTSSSLNLACNCSQELNVSSAIMFKTFDTSLTDFTPGYWALGCHEFPEDYPNSTSVRCESTATAVTGRTLISPVQIAAAGTSATVAGFFWSLIAIMVAAA